The following coding sequences lie in one Mus musculus strain C57BL/6J chromosome 11, GRCm38.p6 C57BL/6J genomic window:
- the Cd7 gene encoding T-cell antigen CD7 precursor yields the protein MTQQAVLALLLTLAGILPGPLDAQDVHQSPRLTIASEGDSVNITCSTRGHLEGILMKKIWPQAYNVIYFEDRQEPTVDRTFSGRINFSGSQKNLTITISSLQLADTGDYTCEAVRKVSARGLFTTVVVKEKSSQEAYRSQEPLQTSFSFPAAIAVGFFFTGLLLGVVCSMLRKIQIKKLCASGIKESPCVVYEDMSYSNRKTPCIPNQYQ from the exons ATGACTCAGCAGGCAGTGCTGGCTTTGCTGCTTACACTGGCCGGAATCCTGCCTGGCCCCCTGGATGCCCAAG ACGTACACCAGTCCCCCCGACTCACGATTGCCTCTGAGGGGGATTCTGTCAACATCACCTGCTCTACAAGAGGGCACCTGGAAGGGATCTTAATGAAGAAGATCTGGCCTCAGGCTTACAATGTGATTTACTTTGAAGACCGGCAGGAGCCCACAGTAGACAGGACCTTCTCAGGCCGAATTAATTTCTCTGGTTCCCAGAAGAACCTGACCATCACCATAAGCTCCCTCCAGCTGGCAGACACTGGAGACTACACCTGCGAGGCTGTCAGGAAAGTCAGTGCCCGTGGCTTGTTCACCACGGTTGTGGTGAAAG AAAAATCATCCCAAGAAGCATACAGATCCCAGGAACCTCTGCAGACATCATTTTCCTTCCCAGCTGCCATTGCTGTAGGCTTCTTCTTCACCGGGCTGCTCCTTGGGGTGGTGTGCAGCATGCTGAGGAAGATACAG ATCAAGAAACTGTGTGCCTCAGGGATTAAGGAATCTCCGTGCGTAGTGTATGAAGACATGTCCTACAGCAACCGCAAGACGCCATGCATCCCCAACCAGTACCAGTGA